The Providencia rettgeri genome includes a window with the following:
- the lon_1 gene encoding Lon protease yields the protein MNPERSERIEIPVLPLRDVVVYPHMVIPLFVGREKSIHSLEAAMDHDKQVMLVAQKEASTDEPGVNDLFAVGTVASVIQMLKLPDGTVKVLVEGLRRARITSLTDNGEYFLAQAEYLATEQNSESEHAPYDETAAGSQSSDALDEKENEVLYRTIVSQFESYIKLNKKIPPEVLTALHAIEQDQLDKLADTIASHMPLKLADKQRVLEMANIAERVEFLMAMMESETELLQVEKRIRNRVKKQMEKSQREYYLNEQMKAIQKELGEMDDAPDEYESLKRKIEEAKMPKEAQEKAEAELQKLKMMSPMSAEATVVRSYIDWMVQVPWHKRSKVKKDLVKAQEVLDTDHYGLERVKDRILEYLAVQSRVSKIKGPILCLVGPPGVGKTSLGQSIAKATGRQYTRMALGGVRDEAEIRGHRRTYIGSMPGKLIQKMAKVGVKNPLFLLDEIDKMSSDMRGDPASALLEVLDPEQNIAFNDHYLEVDYDLSDVMFVATSNSMNIPAPLLDRMEVIRLSGYTEDEKLNIAKRHLLSKQIERNALKKNELTIDDSALMSIIRYYTREAGVRGLEREISKLCRKAVKALLMDKKLKHIEINADNLKDYLGVRRFDYGQADTENRVGQVTGLAWTEVGGDLLTIETACVPGKGKLTYTGSLGEVMQESIQTALTVVRARAEKLGINSDFYEKRDIHVHVPEGATPKDGPSAGIAMSTALVSCLTGNPVRADVAMTGEITLRGLVFPIGGLKEKLLAAHRGGIKTVLIPKENERDLEEIPQNVIADLEIHPVKTIEEVLSLALVNPPFGAEVVKKKAKRVS from the coding sequence ATGAATCCTGAGCGTTCCGAACGCATTGAAATACCAGTATTGCCTCTGCGTGATGTAGTGGTATACCCACATATGGTGATCCCACTGTTTGTTGGACGTGAAAAATCCATTCACAGTCTGGAAGCAGCGATGGATCATGACAAGCAGGTAATGCTGGTTGCACAAAAAGAAGCCTCGACTGATGAGCCAGGGGTGAATGATTTATTTGCTGTCGGTACAGTTGCATCCGTTATCCAGATGCTAAAACTGCCTGATGGTACAGTTAAGGTCCTCGTTGAAGGGCTACGACGCGCACGTATTACCAGTTTGACAGATAATGGCGAATATTTCTTAGCGCAAGCAGAGTATTTGGCAACAGAGCAAAATAGTGAATCTGAACACGCACCGTATGATGAAACGGCAGCGGGTTCTCAATCATCAGATGCACTTGATGAAAAAGAAAACGAAGTATTGTATCGCACTATTGTTAGTCAGTTTGAAAGCTATATAAAACTGAATAAAAAGATTCCACCTGAAGTACTAACTGCGTTACATGCAATTGAACAAGATCAGCTAGATAAACTGGCAGATACCATTGCCTCTCATATGCCATTAAAATTAGCAGATAAACAACGCGTTTTAGAAATGGCAAATATTGCTGAACGCGTAGAGTTTTTGATGGCCATGATGGAGTCAGAAACTGAGTTGCTGCAAGTGGAAAAACGCATCCGCAACCGTGTTAAAAAACAGATGGAAAAAAGCCAGCGCGAGTATTATCTGAATGAGCAAATGAAAGCTATTCAGAAAGAGCTGGGTGAAATGGATGATGCGCCAGACGAATATGAATCGCTAAAACGTAAAATCGAAGAAGCGAAAATGCCAAAAGAGGCACAAGAAAAAGCCGAAGCAGAATTGCAGAAGCTGAAAATGATGTCTCCGATGTCAGCAGAAGCTACTGTTGTCCGTAGCTATATTGATTGGATGGTGCAGGTTCCATGGCATAAACGTAGCAAAGTCAAAAAAGACTTAGTTAAAGCACAAGAAGTGTTAGATACCGACCACTACGGTTTAGAGCGTGTGAAAGACCGTATTTTAGAGTATCTGGCAGTACAAAGCCGCGTCAGTAAAATTAAAGGGCCAATCCTTTGCTTGGTTGGGCCTCCGGGTGTAGGTAAAACCTCTTTGGGGCAATCTATTGCTAAGGCTACGGGGCGTCAATATACACGTATGGCATTAGGTGGGGTGCGCGATGAAGCTGAAATCCGTGGTCACCGTCGTACTTATATTGGCTCAATGCCAGGTAAGCTGATCCAAAAGATGGCAAAAGTCGGCGTCAAAAACCCACTATTTTTACTGGATGAAATTGACAAAATGTCATCTGATATGCGTGGTGACCCTGCCTCTGCATTGTTAGAGGTGCTTGATCCAGAACAAAATATTGCCTTTAACGACCACTACTTAGAAGTGGATTACGATTTGTCTGATGTGATGTTCGTTGCAACATCGAACTCAATGAACATCCCTGCGCCATTGTTAGATCGTATGGAAGTGATTCGTCTTTCTGGTTATACAGAAGATGAAAAACTGAATATTGCGAAAAGACATTTGCTGTCTAAGCAGATTGAACGTAATGCGTTGAAAAAGAATGAGTTAACTATCGATGACAGTGCTTTAATGAGTATCATTCGTTATTACACTCGTGAGGCTGGAGTTCGTGGTTTAGAGCGTGAAATCTCTAAATTGTGCCGTAAAGCGGTTAAAGCGCTACTTATGGACAAAAAGCTCAAGCACATTGAAATCAATGCGGACAACCTGAAAGATTATCTGGGAGTTCGTCGTTTTGATTACGGCCAAGCAGACACAGAAAACCGTGTTGGGCAAGTTACAGGCCTTGCTTGGACTGAAGTTGGTGGTGACTTACTCACTATTGAAACTGCTTGTGTGCCCGGTAAAGGCAAACTAACCTATACCGGTTCTTTAGGTGAAGTGATGCAAGAGTCTATTCAAACCGCATTAACGGTTGTTAGAGCTCGAGCGGAAAAACTGGGTATTAATAGCGATTTTTATGAAAAACGCGATATCCATGTGCACGTACCTGAAGGGGCAACGCCAAAAGATGGTCCAAGTGCAGGTATTGCGATGTCTACAGCATTAGTTTCTTGCCTAACGGGTAATCCGGTGAGAGCAGATGTTGCTATGACGGGTGAAATTACATTAAGAGGGTTAGTTTTCCCAATTGGTGGCTTAAAAGAGAAATTATTGGCGGCACACCGTGGAGGGATTAAAACAGTATTAATTCCTAAAGAAAACGAACGTGATTTAGAAGAAATTCCTCAAAATGTGATCGCAGATCTTGAAATTCACCCTGTGAAAACGATTGAAGAAGTCTTATCTTTGGCTTTAGTTAATCCTCCTTTTGGAGCTGAAGTAGTTAAAAAGAAAGCTAAAAGAGTGAGCTGA
- the hupB gene encoding NS1 — protein sequence MNKAQLIDQIASDANISKAAAGRVVDAFVATVTGSLSKGDDVALVGFGTFSVRERAARTGRNPQTGKEIKIAAAKVPAFRPGKGLKDAVNS from the coding sequence GTGAATAAAGCTCAACTGATTGATCAAATCGCTTCTGATGCGAATATTTCTAAAGCTGCAGCAGGTCGTGTTGTTGATGCGTTCGTTGCTACCGTAACGGGTTCTTTGAGTAAAGGGGACGATGTTGCTCTAGTTGGCTTTGGGACTTTCTCTGTTCGTGAGCGTGCAGCACGTACAGGCCGTAACCCTCAAACGGGTAAAGAAATTAAAATAGCTGCGGCGAAAGTTCCTGCTTTCCGTCCAGGTAAGGGTCTTAAAGACGCTGTAAATAGCTAA
- the ppiD_1 gene encoding Peptidyl-prolyl cis-trans isomerase D: MMENLRTKANSPLLKIILALIILSFVLGGVMMGGLGGNSANNAAEVNGSQ; encoded by the coding sequence ATGATGGAAAATTTACGCACAAAGGCGAATAGTCCTTTGCTCAAAATAATACTGGCGCTGATTATCCTTTCATTCGTGTTGGGTGGCGTTATGATGGGTGGCCTTGGTGGCAACAGTGCAAATAATGCCGCTGAAGTTAACGGCAGTCAATAA
- the ppiD_2 gene encoding Peptidyl-prolyl cis-trans isomerase D, translating to MNLLRRQALDNLINNELINQYANELQLSASDQQIEQYIFSMPVFQTDGRFDSEKYREILSRNNINADSLAAQIRQDLTRAQLAKTFTGTDFALPSEVKAYAELFMQEREIRTAILDLAEVQAKQTASEEELKSYYDANQNSFISPEKVQVSYVEMDAASMAPATVSDEEVKTYYEQNLKNYTQAEQKQYSMIQVASEKEANDILDELKQGADFATLAAEKSTDKFSAGQKGLIGWMEAASTPSEIVDAKLTEKGQLSAPVKSQNSYVIFRLDDIKPESIKPFEQVEESIKTSLLQDKNIKQFYDLQQKVSEAATSDMESLVSVESVSGLKAVTTDWFDRTNPPAALNFPKVVSEVFSDRLVDKNGSKGINSDVINVEGDRAFVVRVTEYKPESVEPFEQVKSEIETLVKRQKAEAELKATGDKLLTELKAGKGAEALSATGVKFSDAQTVSRLMPQTAVINATMEMPQPVDGKPSYGLARDESDNYVVIQLDKVTLGQPTDDELKQLTREYQGAMSSAVNEALMLNLRENAKIEVLNIE from the coding sequence ATGAATTTACTGCGCCGCCAAGCTCTTGATAACTTGATTAACAATGAATTGATTAATCAGTATGCTAATGAACTACAACTCTCAGCAAGCGATCAGCAAATTGAGCAATATATTTTCTCAATGCCTGTTTTCCAAACAGATGGCCGGTTTGATAGCGAAAAATATCGTGAGATCTTAAGCCGTAACAACATTAATGCAGATAGCCTTGCGGCTCAAATTCGCCAAGATCTTACACGTGCTCAGCTAGCCAAAACCTTTACTGGAACGGATTTCGCTTTACCATCTGAAGTTAAAGCGTATGCTGAATTATTTATGCAAGAGCGTGAAATTCGCACTGCAATTTTAGATTTAGCAGAGGTTCAAGCAAAACAAACAGCCTCTGAAGAAGAATTAAAGTCCTATTATGATGCTAACCAAAATAGCTTTATTTCACCTGAGAAGGTGCAAGTAAGCTATGTTGAAATGGATGCAGCATCGATGGCACCAGCGACAGTGTCTGATGAAGAAGTAAAAACCTATTATGAGCAAAACCTGAAAAATTATACTCAAGCAGAGCAAAAGCAGTACAGTATGATTCAGGTTGCTTCTGAAAAAGAAGCGAATGATATTCTGGATGAATTAAAACAAGGTGCAGACTTTGCAACGTTAGCCGCTGAAAAATCAACGGATAAATTCAGTGCAGGGCAAAAAGGCCTGATTGGTTGGATGGAAGCTGCATCAACGCCAAGCGAAATTGTGGATGCTAAATTAACAGAAAAAGGGCAGCTTTCGGCACCTGTTAAATCACAAAATAGCTATGTTATTTTTCGTTTAGATGATATTAAGCCAGAATCGATTAAACCGTTTGAGCAAGTTGAAGAAAGTATTAAAACTAGCTTACTTCAAGATAAAAACATTAAGCAATTCTATGACTTACAGCAAAAAGTCAGTGAAGCGGCCACGAGTGATATGGAATCATTAGTATCAGTTGAGTCTGTATCTGGTTTGAAGGCTGTGACAACGGATTGGTTTGATAGAACAAACCCACCTGCTGCGCTTAATTTCCCTAAAGTGGTCAGTGAAGTATTTAGCGATCGTTTAGTGGATAAAAATGGTTCTAAAGGAATCAACTCAGACGTTATTAACGTGGAAGGTGACCGTGCATTTGTTGTGCGTGTTACAGAGTACAAACCTGAAAGTGTTGAACCTTTTGAACAGGTTAAGTCAGAAATTGAAACACTGGTTAAACGCCAAAAAGCCGAAGCAGAGTTGAAAGCTACGGGCGATAAATTACTTACTGAGTTAAAAGCGGGTAAAGGGGCTGAAGCTCTAAGTGCCACGGGTGTTAAATTCTCTGATGCTCAAACCGTTTCTCGTTTAATGCCACAAACAGCGGTTATCAATGCGACAATGGAAATGCCACAACCTGTTGATGGTAAACCAAGCTACGGACTTGCACGTGATGAGTCTGATAACTATGTGGTTATTCAGCTAGATAAAGTAACATTAGGTCAGCCAACGGATGACGAGTTAAAACAACTAACTCGTGAATACCAAGGCGCTATGAGTTCTGCGGTTAACGAAGCTTTGATGCTTAACTTGCGTGAAAATGCAAAAATTGAAGTGCTGAATATTGAATAA
- a CDS encoding competence protein ComEA helix-hairpin-helix repeat region produces MLWNSVNKCRLGIVLLLSLLCSFSSFSLAKKIEPEKATTAVIQEKQVSNNSPSTNHEQSDKVNINLAGEEELAEKLNGIGRQKAKAIVEYRQKYGAFNSIENILEVQGIVLHF; encoded by the coding sequence ATGTTATGGAATTCAGTCAATAAATGCAGATTAGGTATTGTTCTGCTCCTTTCTTTATTATGCTCATTTTCTTCTTTTTCTTTGGCTAAGAAAATTGAGCCAGAAAAAGCCACTACGGCTGTCATTCAAGAAAAACAAGTAAGTAATAACTCACCATCAACTAACCATGAACAGTCTGATAAAGTAAATATTAACTTAGCAGGTGAAGAGGAACTTGCCGAAAAACTTAATGGCATAGGTAGGCAAAAAGCTAAAGCTATAGTTGAATATAGGCAAAAATATGGGGCTTTTAATTCCATTGAGAATATTTTAGAAGTTCAGGGGATAGTCCTGCATTTTTAG
- the fadM gene encoding Long-chain acyl-CoA thioesterase FadM — translation MTTHIKVHGYHIDIFQHVNNARYLEFYEADRWEWMNKRNFIRWAIENNLTIAAVNINVNYIQGVLLGDELTVVTRMDKIGSKSAVCYQQIIRTKAGIQEVVSDAYVTFVFINNIENKAIIIDEQLREKLESFKVGSEDFIQN, via the coding sequence ATGACAACACACATTAAAGTTCATGGTTATCATATAGATATTTTTCAGCACGTTAATAATGCACGTTACTTAGAATTCTATGAAGCAGACCGCTGGGAATGGATGAATAAACGCAATTTTATTAGGTGGGCTATAGAAAACAATTTAACAATAGCTGCGGTGAATATTAATGTAAATTATATCCAAGGTGTCTTACTCGGTGATGAGCTGACGGTGGTGACCCGTATGGACAAAATAGGCAGTAAAAGCGCAGTATGTTATCAACAAATTATTCGCACTAAAGCAGGAATTCAAGAGGTTGTTTCAGATGCTTATGTGACATTTGTTTTTATCAATAATATCGAGAATAAAGCAATTATTATCGATGAACAGCTGCGTGAGAAGTTAGAGTCATTCAAGGTGGGTTCTGAAGATTTTATTCAAAACTAG
- the queC gene encoding 7-cyano-7-deazaguanine synthase, with the protein MKRAVVVFSGGQDSTTCLIQALQNYDEVHCVTFDYGQRHRFEIEVAQKLSVSLGATAHKVLDVTLLNELAISSLTRDNIPVPDFSESESSTLPSTFVPGRNILFLTLAAIYAYQVQAEAVITGVCETDFSGYPDCRDEFVKALNHAVDLGLAKNIRFETPLMWLNKAQTWALADSYGHLETIRQQTLTCYNGIQGDGCGECAACHLRSKGLNEYLNDKEATMLSLKQKL; encoded by the coding sequence ATGAAACGCGCAGTTGTGGTTTTTAGCGGAGGCCAAGACTCAACAACCTGTCTTATTCAAGCTTTGCAAAACTATGATGAAGTTCATTGTGTTACTTTTGATTACGGCCAGCGCCACCGTTTTGAAATCGAAGTCGCACAGAAATTGAGCGTATCTTTAGGTGCTACAGCACATAAAGTGTTAGATGTCACATTACTCAATGAATTAGCAATCAGCAGCTTAACTCGAGATAACATCCCAGTTCCTGATTTTTCAGAAAGCGAGTCCAGTACTTTACCCAGCACTTTTGTTCCAGGGCGCAACATTTTATTCCTCACATTAGCAGCAATTTATGCTTACCAAGTACAGGCAGAAGCAGTGATAACCGGTGTTTGTGAAACTGATTTTTCAGGTTACCCAGATTGCCGAGATGAATTTGTCAAAGCCCTCAATCATGCTGTAGACCTCGGTCTTGCCAAAAATATTCGCTTTGAAACCCCGTTAATGTGGTTAAATAAAGCCCAAACATGGGCTCTTGCCGACAGTTATGGCCACCTTGAAACCATCAGGCAGCAAACACTAACTTGTTATAATGGTATTCAAGGTGATGGTTGCGGTGAATGTGCTGCCTGCCATTTAAGGAGCAAGGGCTTAAATGAATATTTAAATGATAAAGAAGCCACTATGCTCTCATTAAAGCAAAAACTATAA
- the lrp_1 gene encoding Leucine-responsive regulatory protein gives MLDKIDKKLLCLLQNDSSLSLNTLAEAVNLTSTPCWKRLKRLEDEGYIRGRVTLLDGEKLGLGLTVIVTIKTQHHNSEWYEQFVSFVSQLPEVLMFYRMAGEYDYLMQVEVHDMKSYDLFYKKLVNGVHGLIDVTSSFAMEKIKYTTVLPIPD, from the coding sequence ATGTTAGATAAAATAGACAAAAAACTGCTTTGTTTATTGCAAAATGACAGCAGCTTATCCTTAAATACCCTTGCGGAAGCTGTTAATTTAACCTCTACTCCGTGCTGGAAAAGATTAAAAAGGCTTGAAGATGAAGGTTATATTCGAGGGCGAGTCACTTTACTCGATGGTGAGAAGTTAGGTTTAGGTTTAACGGTGATTGTGACAATTAAAACACAGCATCATAATAGTGAGTGGTATGAGCAATTTGTTTCTTTTGTTAGTCAACTTCCTGAAGTTCTGATGTTTTATCGTATGGCTGGGGAGTATGATTATCTTATGCAAGTGGAAGTTCATGATATGAAATCATATGACTTGTTTTATAAAAAGTTAGTTAATGGTGTTCATGGTTTAATCGATGTAACTTCAAGCTTTGCAATGGAAAAAATCAAGTATACGACAGTATTGCCTATTCCTGATTAA
- the yheI_1 gene encoding Probable multidrug resistance ABC transporter ATP-binding/permease protein YheI, with the protein MRLFSQLSWYFLSEWRRYLGAVCFLIIIAILQLVPPRIVGVVVDGISKGAMSTKQLITYVLVMLLIALVVYGLRYVWRLWLFGASYKLAVQLRQKFYRQLSLQNQAFYLRYRTGDLIARTTNDVDRVVFAAGEGVLTLVDSLVMGCAVLIMMSVEISWQLTLLALIPMPIMALIIKRYGDQLHQRFKHAQGAFSSLNNHAQESLTSIRMIKAFGLEDHQSNQFEQVATEAGRRNMHVAKVDARFDPTIFMAIGMANLLAIAGGSWMVLNDTLTLGELTSFVMYLGLMIWPMLALAWMFNIVERGSAAYSRILSLLNEPLVIQDGSHSLQPEKGNLNVNIINFSYPETSRTALHDIKFDLKPGQFLGICGPTGSGKSTLLTLLQRQFDITEGVIFYQGLPLPEIRLDEWRARLSIVNQSPFLFSDTVAGNIALGRPDATQEEIEQAARIACVHDDILRLPEGYSTQVGGAWRHVIWRAETTNFYCKGYLAECGNLGVR; encoded by the coding sequence GTGCGATTATTTTCACAACTAAGTTGGTATTTTTTGAGTGAATGGCGGCGCTATCTCGGCGCTGTTTGCTTTTTAATTATCATTGCTATCTTACAATTAGTTCCCCCACGCATTGTTGGTGTTGTTGTTGATGGAATTAGTAAAGGGGCAATGTCGACAAAGCAATTGATCACTTATGTTTTAGTCATGCTGTTGATTGCATTGGTTGTGTATGGTTTGCGCTATGTCTGGCGTTTATGGTTATTTGGTGCTTCTTATAAGTTAGCCGTACAACTACGACAAAAATTTTATCGGCAACTAAGTCTGCAAAACCAAGCATTTTACCTTAGGTACCGAACGGGAGATTTAATTGCACGTACAACGAATGATGTTGACCGAGTTGTGTTTGCTGCAGGAGAGGGAGTTTTAACATTAGTTGACTCATTAGTGATGGGATGTGCGGTGCTCATTATGATGAGCGTTGAAATTAGTTGGCAGCTTACTTTACTTGCACTTATTCCAATGCCAATTATGGCATTAATCATTAAACGTTATGGGGATCAGCTTCATCAGCGTTTCAAGCATGCCCAAGGGGCATTTTCGTCTTTAAATAATCATGCACAAGAAAGTTTAACAAGTATTCGCATGATTAAAGCTTTTGGCCTCGAAGATCATCAATCAAATCAATTTGAACAGGTAGCTACCGAGGCAGGGCGTCGCAATATGCATGTTGCTAAAGTTGATGCCCGTTTTGACCCCACAATTTTTATGGCGATTGGTATGGCCAACTTACTCGCTATTGCAGGGGGAAGCTGGATGGTATTAAACGATACACTGACGCTAGGCGAATTAACGAGCTTTGTGATGTATCTAGGGTTAATGATTTGGCCGATGTTAGCGCTCGCATGGATGTTTAATATCGTTGAACGGGGTAGTGCAGCTTATAGCCGTATTCTTAGTTTACTCAATGAACCGTTAGTCATTCAGGATGGTTCGCATTCATTACAGCCTGAAAAGGGGAATTTGAATGTAAATATCATCAACTTTAGTTATCCAGAAACCTCGAGAACAGCATTACATGATATTAAGTTTGACCTAAAACCTGGGCAATTTTTAGGGATATGTGGGCCAACAGGATCTGGAAAATCAACATTGTTGACGTTATTACAACGTCAATTTGATATTACGGAAGGGGTTATTTTCTATCAAGGTTTACCGTTACCCGAAATTCGTTTAGATGAATGGCGTGCTCGGTTATCTATCGTAAATCAGTCTCCATTTTTGTTTTCAGATACCGTCGCAGGCAATATCGCGCTTGGGCGACCTGATGCCACTCAAGAAGAAATTGAACAGGCTGCACGCATTGCTTGTGTACATGATGATATTTTACGTTTACCTGAAGGCTATTCCACTCAGGTTGGTGGAGCGTGGCGTCATGTTATCTGGCGGGCAGAAACAACGAATTTCTATTGCAAGGGCTATCTTGCAGAATGCGGAAATCTTGGTGTTAGATGA
- the yheI_2 gene encoding Probable multidrug resistance ABC transporter ATP-binding/permease protein YheI yields the protein MLDDALSAVDGQTEFTILQNLSHWRQGRTMIISAHRLSALVEADNILVLSQGTIVSRGRHDALIEQSGWYKDMYQYQQIEAALDGDL from the coding sequence GTGTTAGATGATGCTCTTTCTGCAGTTGATGGGCAGACCGAGTTTACAATTTTACAAAATTTAAGTCATTGGCGGCAAGGTAGAACCATGATCATCAGCGCCCATCGCCTATCTGCATTGGTGGAGGCGGACAATATTCTAGTGCTATCTCAAGGTACTATTGTTAGCCGAGGTAGACATGACGCGCTTATTGAGCAATCGGGTTGGTATAAAGATATGTATCAATATCAACAGATTGAAGCAGCTTTGGATGGTGATCTATGA
- the mdlB gene encoding Multidrug resistance-like ATP-binding protein MdlB, protein MSQKKPLWPALKRLLAYGKAYRGTMGIAIAMLWLAAIAEVSGPLLISYFIDNMIAKKQIIMPLALYMAVGFILLQVIAALLHYYQIILFNKASVGVVQTLRTDVMNAALRQPLSAFDKQPVGQLISRVTNDTEVIKDLFVMVVPTVFRSLALICAMLVAMFSLEWRMASIAVMIFPAVFVVMLVYQRLSTPIVRRVRSYLADINNGFNEVINGMTVIQQFIQQARFGEKMQSLSQDHYFARMKALKLDGLLLRPLLSLLSASVLCGLLLLFGFEGTTTIGVGVLYAFINYLGRLNEPLIELTSQQSMLQQAVVSGERVFELMDSPQQGYGASIEPLQGGSISINHLSFAYRDNNIVLKDINLQVPDHNFIALVGHTGSGKSTIANLIMGYYPWQEGDILLDGRHLSSLSHQVLRNGIAMVQQDPVVLAASFFDNVALGREISQDKVWEVLETVQLAELVRALPDGLDTVLGEQGNTLSVGQRQLLAMARVLVVTPKILILDEATANIDSGTEQAIQKALRMIRQHTTLVVIAHRLSTIVDADQVVVLHRGAIVEQGKHSQLLQQKGRYYQMYQLQQVGESLNAHSDAEVEAIPS, encoded by the coding sequence ATGAGCCAAAAGAAACCGCTGTGGCCAGCACTTAAGCGTTTACTTGCTTATGGAAAAGCGTACCGAGGAACCATGGGTATTGCCATTGCAATGCTATGGCTAGCTGCTATTGCAGAAGTTAGTGGGCCTCTGCTAATCAGTTATTTTATTGATAACATGATAGCGAAAAAACAAATCATCATGCCACTGGCTTTATATATGGCTGTTGGGTTTATATTGCTCCAAGTTATTGCTGCACTATTACATTACTATCAAATTATTTTATTTAATAAAGCTTCTGTGGGGGTAGTGCAAACATTACGAACAGATGTGATGAATGCTGCTCTAAGGCAGCCTCTAAGTGCATTTGATAAGCAGCCAGTTGGTCAATTAATTTCACGAGTTACAAATGATACTGAGGTTATTAAAGATCTATTTGTGATGGTTGTACCAACCGTGTTTCGTAGCTTAGCATTGATCTGCGCTATGCTGGTTGCCATGTTTTCATTGGAATGGCGTATGGCATCAATTGCAGTGATGATTTTTCCTGCTGTATTTGTGGTAATGCTTGTTTATCAGCGCCTAAGCACACCGATTGTACGTCGTGTGAGATCTTATCTTGCTGATATTAATAACGGTTTTAATGAAGTTATTAATGGAATGACAGTTATTCAGCAATTTATCCAGCAAGCTAGATTTGGCGAAAAAATGCAAAGTCTTAGCCAAGACCATTATTTTGCAAGAATGAAAGCATTAAAGCTTGATGGCTTATTATTAAGGCCATTGTTGAGCTTACTTTCTGCCTCAGTATTATGTGGTTTACTATTGCTATTTGGATTCGAAGGAACGACCACCATTGGTGTTGGTGTTTTATATGCTTTTATTAATTATTTAGGCCGCTTGAATGAACCGCTCATTGAATTAACTTCTCAGCAGTCAATGTTGCAGCAAGCCGTTGTTTCTGGTGAGCGTGTTTTTGAATTAATGGATAGCCCGCAACAAGGCTATGGCGCAAGTATTGAGCCGTTACAAGGTGGTTCAATCTCAATTAACCATTTATCCTTTGCCTATCGTGATAACAACATTGTGCTTAAAGACATTAATTTACAAGTGCCTGATCATAATTTTATTGCGTTGGTCGGCCATACAGGAAGTGGTAAAAGTACCATTGCAAATTTAATTATGGGATATTACCCATGGCAAGAAGGGGATATTTTATTAGATGGGCGTCATTTAAGTTCACTATCTCATCAAGTATTACGTAATGGTATTGCAATGGTGCAACAAGACCCTGTTGTTCTCGCCGCTTCTTTTTTTGATAACGTCGCATTAGGACGTGAAATTAGCCAAGATAAAGTCTGGGAAGTTCTTGAAACTGTTCAGCTTGCTGAGTTGGTTCGTGCGTTACCTGATGGGTTAGATACCGTGCTCGGAGAACAAGGAAATACGTTATCTGTTGGGCAAAGACAATTACTAGCGATGGCTCGAGTTCTTGTGGTGACACCTAAAATTTTAATTTTGGATGAAGCAACCGCGAACATTGACTCAGGAACAGAGCAAGCGATACAAAAAGCATTACGTATGATCCGCCAACATACGACTCTAGTTGTGATAGCTCACCGTTTATCGACGATCGTCGATGCTGATCAGGTCGTTGTGTTACATCGTGGTGCAATTGTTGAGCAAGGTAAGCATTCACAGCTTTTGCAACAAAAAGGACGCTATTATCAAATGTACCAGTTGCAACAAGTTGGGGAATCACTGAATGCCCATAGTGATGCTGAAGTTGAGGCTATACCTAGTTAA
- the glnK gene encoding Nitrogen regulatory protein P-II 2, whose amino-acid sequence MKYIIAIIKPFKLDEVREALSDIGVQGLTITEVRGFGRQKGHAELYRGAEYTVDFLPKVRMEIAVSDELVEQVIETIEKKAYTGQVGDGKIFILSLEQAVRIRTGEKQDEAL is encoded by the coding sequence ATGAAATATATCATCGCGATCATTAAGCCATTTAAATTAGATGAAGTCCGAGAAGCGTTATCAGATATTGGAGTTCAAGGGCTTACCATTACTGAAGTTAGAGGGTTTGGTAGGCAAAAAGGGCATGCCGAGTTGTACAGAGGTGCTGAATATACTGTCGACTTTTTACCTAAAGTACGTATGGAAATAGCCGTTTCTGATGAGTTAGTGGAGCAGGTAATTGAAACAATTGAAAAAAAAGCTTATACGGGCCAAGTTGGGGATGGAAAAATATTTATTTTGTCATTAGAACAAGCGGTACGTATTCGTACAGGTGAAAAACAAGACGAAGCACTGTAG